A stretch of Myroides oncorhynchi DNA encodes these proteins:
- a CDS encoding adenine phosphoribosyltransferase: protein MNIADYIRDIQDFPKEGIGFKDITPLLNDHAAMLEAAKQLLALVGDKKIDRVVGMESRGYFFATLLAEKLGAGFVPVRKPGKLPFDTISEAYGLEYGTDVLEIHTDSIKPGEKVLIHDDVLATGGTAGAVCKLVERLGGEIVQVNFLMELSFLHGRDKLGNYEVKSLISY from the coding sequence ATGAACATAGCAGATTATATTAGAGATATTCAAGATTTTCCGAAGGAAGGTATAGGCTTTAAAGATATCACTCCATTATTAAATGACCATGCTGCCATGCTGGAAGCTGCTAAGCAATTATTAGCATTAGTAGGTGATAAGAAGATAGATAGAGTAGTGGGTATGGAGAGTAGAGGTTACTTTTTTGCTACTTTGTTAGCAGAGAAATTAGGTGCTGGTTTTGTCCCTGTGCGTAAGCCAGGTAAACTACCTTTTGACACTATATCTGAAGCCTATGGTTTAGAGTACGGAACAGATGTTTTAGAGATACACACTGATTCGATTAAGCCAGGAGAGAAAGTACTTATCCATGATGATGTATTAGCTACAGGTGGTACCGCAGGAGCTGTATGTAAATTAGTAGAACGCCTTGGAGGGGAGATAGTACAAGTTAACTTCTTAATGGAGCTTTCGTTCTTACACGGAAGAGACAAGTTAGGTAACTATGAGGTAA
- a CDS encoding glycosyltransferase family 9 protein — translation MAQLKHISVFRLSAMGDVAMTVPVVRALIAQHPDVRVTIVSRPFFKPFFKDIDRVEFFAIDVKKRHKGFLGLIRLFSDLKKLKVDYFADFHNVLRSQIIRTLFSLTGVKVAALDKGREGKKELTRAENKVFKQLPTMFSNHQSTLAKLGFNVDLTNPQFPEIPALASELLQYVKEKDTIWIGIAPFAQYETKVYPLNFMQQVVDTLAEREKSIIFLFGGGEKEIALLNQLKRDNYNVIVMAGKVKFDVEINLIQHLDAMLSMDSGNAHIAAMLGKKVVTLWGATHPYAGFAPFNQPADYCITADREKYPLLPTSVYGNKKVEGYEEAMYTIDPQIVCDKIIEVIKSDK, via the coding sequence GTGGCACAGTTGAAACATATATCGGTATTTAGATTGTCTGCTATGGGGGATGTCGCTATGACTGTACCTGTAGTTCGTGCTTTAATAGCACAGCATCCTGATGTTCGAGTTACTATTGTATCTCGTCCTTTTTTTAAACCATTCTTTAAGGATATAGATAGAGTCGAATTTTTTGCAATAGATGTAAAGAAAAGACACAAAGGCTTCTTGGGATTAATCCGCTTATTTAGTGATCTGAAGAAGCTGAAAGTTGACTATTTTGCCGATTTTCACAATGTTCTTCGCTCACAGATTATCCGTACACTTTTTAGTTTGACAGGAGTCAAAGTGGCTGCTTTAGACAAGGGAAGAGAAGGGAAAAAAGAATTGACTCGTGCAGAGAATAAGGTATTTAAACAGTTGCCTACGATGTTCTCTAATCATCAGTCAACCCTTGCAAAACTTGGATTTAATGTTGATTTAACTAATCCACAGTTTCCAGAAATACCAGCATTAGCGTCAGAACTATTACAGTATGTAAAAGAGAAAGATACGATATGGATAGGTATAGCTCCTTTCGCACAATATGAGACTAAAGTATACCCATTAAACTTTATGCAACAGGTAGTAGATACTCTTGCTGAGCGTGAGAAGTCTATTATTTTCTTGTTTGGAGGTGGAGAGAAAGAGATTGCATTATTAAACCAATTGAAGCGAGATAATTATAATGTAATCGTGATGGCTGGTAAGGTGAAGTTTGATGTAGAAATCAACCTGATTCAGCATTTAGACGCTATGTTATCTATGGATTCAGGAAATGCACATATCGCAGCTATGCTTGGCAAGAAAGTTGTTACGTTATGGGGGGCAACACATCCTTATGCGGGGTTTGCACCATTTAATCAGCCTGCGGATTATTGTATCACAGCAGATAGAGAAAAATACCCATTATTACCTACTTCAGTGTATGGAAATAAGAAGGTAGAAGGGTATGAAGAAGCAATGTACACCATAGATCCACAAATAGTGTGTGATAAGATAATTGAAGTAATTAAATCAGATAAATAA
- a CDS encoding DUF4254 domain-containing protein: MFSELAFPIFEESIRDYHKFDNVDQPINNPYPKDDIKHLLYLKNWIDTVQWHFEDIIRDPQIDPVAALTLKRRIDASNQERTDMVEYIDSYFLQLHKDVQVKAGAKINSESPAWAIDRLSILSLKIYHMNEEATRAEATQDHRDKCQVKLDVLLEQKKDLTTAIDDLLNDIASGDKYMKVYKQMKMYNDEELNPVLYQNKK, translated from the coding sequence ATGTTTTCAGAATTAGCATTTCCAATATTCGAAGAGAGTATTCGCGACTATCATAAATTTGATAATGTTGATCAACCAATCAACAATCCATATCCAAAAGATGATATCAAACATTTATTGTATTTAAAGAACTGGATTGACACTGTACAATGGCATTTCGAAGATATTATTCGCGATCCACAGATTGATCCTGTAGCAGCGCTAACTCTAAAAAGAAGAATTGATGCTTCTAATCAAGAACGTACAGATATGGTAGAGTATATCGATAGCTATTTCTTACAACTACATAAAGATGTACAAGTAAAAGCGGGTGCTAAGATTAATTCTGAAAGTCCTGCGTGGGCTATTGACAGACTTTCTATCTTATCTCTTAAGATTTATCATATGAATGAAGAGGCTACAAGAGCTGAAGCTACTCAAGATCACAGAGATAAATGTCAAGTTAAGTTAGACGTTCTTTTAGAACAAAAGAAAGATTTAACTACCGCTATTGATGACTTATTAAATGATATCGCTAGTGGAGACAAGTACATGAAAGTGTATAAACAAATGAAAATGTACAATGACGAGGAATTAAATCCAGTGTTGTATCAAAACAAGAAATAA